A genomic window from Candidatus Methylomirabilota bacterium includes:
- a CDS encoding AMP-binding protein has translation MSEETPLGVLVGRLAQADPNRPAISCAGESVSRAELESRTNRLARAYRELGVIRDSFVTIGLPNGIGFFEATIAAWKLGATPQPISSRLPAAERSAIIDLANPSLVVGVDPSEAPGRTTVPAGFEPDSSLPSDPLPEVVGASFKAPTSGGSTGRPKLIVATQPATWEGIAGFATLLRVPQDGVHLVTGPLYHNGPFMTSVLALLSGNHVVVMPRFDPALALALIEQHRVDWMYAVPTMMHRIWRLPEDERTRHDLSSLRVVFHMAAPCPIWLKEAWIDWLGGDRILELYGGTEAQSFTVITGSEWLEHRGSVGRPAFGEMRVLDTDGNELPPGHVGEIWMRRGEGAPPSYRYIGASAKSRPGGWESLGDMGRVDEEGYIYLSDRDTDMILVGGANVYPAEVEAALDEHPKVTSSCVIGLPDDEYGNAVHAIVQALEPVTGPELDEFLRSRLAKYKRPRTYEFVTAPLRGDDGKVRRTALRAERLAKGGGPPGR, from the coding sequence ATGAGCGAGGAGACGCCGCTCGGCGTCCTCGTCGGAAGGCTCGCGCAGGCGGATCCGAACCGTCCGGCCATCTCGTGCGCAGGGGAGTCGGTCTCGCGAGCCGAGCTGGAATCGCGCACGAACCGTCTGGCCCGCGCCTACCGCGAGCTCGGCGTGATCCGCGACTCGTTCGTCACCATCGGTCTTCCAAACGGGATCGGCTTCTTCGAGGCGACGATCGCCGCCTGGAAGCTTGGCGCGACTCCGCAGCCGATCTCGTCCCGGCTGCCCGCCGCGGAACGAAGCGCGATCATCGATCTCGCGAACCCTTCTCTCGTCGTCGGGGTCGACCCGTCGGAGGCCCCCGGCCGGACCACCGTCCCCGCGGGGTTCGAGCCCGACTCCTCGCTGCCGTCGGACCCGCTGCCCGAGGTGGTCGGCGCGTCATTCAAGGCGCCGACCTCCGGCGGGAGCACGGGGCGGCCGAAGCTCATCGTGGCGACACAGCCAGCCACGTGGGAGGGGATCGCGGGGTTCGCAACGCTCCTGCGGGTGCCGCAGGACGGCGTGCACCTGGTGACCGGTCCCCTCTACCACAATGGCCCCTTCATGACTTCCGTGCTCGCGCTGCTCAGCGGTAACCATGTCGTGGTCATGCCGCGATTCGACCCCGCCCTCGCCCTCGCCCTCATCGAGCAGCACCGGGTCGATTGGATGTACGCGGTGCCGACGATGATGCACCGCATCTGGCGGCTGCCCGAGGACGAGCGCACCCGACACGACCTGTCGAGCCTGCGCGTGGTGTTTCACATGGCGGCCCCGTGCCCCATCTGGCTCAAGGAAGCCTGGATCGACTGGCTCGGCGGTGATCGCATCCTCGAGCTCTACGGAGGGACGGAAGCGCAGTCCTTCACGGTCATCACCGGCAGCGAATGGCTCGAGCACCGGGGCTCGGTCGGCCGCCCCGCTTTCGGCGAGATGCGGGTCCTCGACACCGACGGGAACGAGCTGCCTCCGGGCCATGTGGGTGAGATCTGGATGCGTCGTGGCGAGGGCGCGCCGCCGTCCTACCGGTACATCGGGGCCTCTGCGAAGTCGCGTCCGGGCGGCTGGGAGTCGCTCGGCGACATGGGTCGCGTGGACGAGGAGGGCTACATCTATCTCAGTGACCGCGACACCGACATGATCCTGGTCGGCGGCGCGAACGTGTATCCCGCCGAAGTCGAGGCCGCGCTCGACGAGCACCCGAAGGTGACATCCTCGTGCGTGATCGGGCTGCCCGACGACGAATACGGCAACGCGGTGCACGCGATCGTGCAGGCACTCGAGCCGGTCACGGGCCCGGAGCTCGACGAGTTCCTGCGTTCGCGGCTGGCGAAGTACAAGCGGCCCCGCACCTACGAGTTCGTGACGGCGCCCCTGCGCGGGGACGATGGAAAGGTCCGTCGCACCGCGCTGCGCGCCGAGCGCCTCGCCAAGGGCGGAGGGCCGCCGGGGCGCTAG
- a CDS encoding alpha/beta family hydrolase: MLHPAGLSGADGLVLTHGAGGNADAPLLVAVAEAFAARGVAVLRCDLPYRQARPRGGPSPAGAARDREGLRAALRVLRERVSGRLFLGGHSYGGRQASMLLAVEPALASALLLQSYPLHPPGRPQNLRTAHLPDLRVPTLFVHGTTDPFGSLAELDTARALIPGRTARLNVTGGHDLGWSRKRGDATLPERIAGAFLELAGPR, encoded by the coding sequence GTGCTGCACCCGGCCGGGTTGAGCGGCGCCGACGGCCTCGTCCTCACCCACGGGGCGGGCGGCAACGCCGACGCGCCGCTGCTGGTGGCGGTGGCCGAGGCGTTCGCTGCGCGCGGCGTCGCCGTCCTGCGCTGTGACCTGCCCTATCGCCAGGCCCGGCCGCGCGGTGGGCCCTCGCCCGCCGGCGCCGCGCGCGACCGCGAAGGGCTACGCGCCGCGCTCCGCGTGCTCCGCGAGCGCGTCAGCGGCCGCCTCTTCCTCGGCGGCCACTCCTACGGCGGCCGCCAGGCTTCCATGCTCCTCGCCGTCGAGCCCGCGCTGGCCAGCGCCCTGCTCCTCCAGTCCTACCCGCTGCATCCGCCCGGCCGTCCCCAAAATCTCCGCACCGCCCACCTTCCAGACCTCCGCGTGCCCACGCTCTTCGTGCACGGGACGACCGATCCGTTCGGCTCGCTCGCCGAGCTGGACACAGCGCGGGCGCTGATTCCTGGACGGACGGCGCGGCTGAATGTGACCGGCGGGCACGATCTCGGCTGGAGCCGAAAGCGCGGGGACGCCACGCTTCCCGAGCGTATCGCCGGGGCGTTCCTGGAGCTCGCAGGCCCGAGGTAG